A genome region from Astyanax mexicanus isolate ESR-SI-001 chromosome 19, AstMex3_surface, whole genome shotgun sequence includes the following:
- the zgc:193811 gene encoding uncharacterized protein zgc:193811, translating into MERLCRERLSLTQTSAGAAHAYQQPPPFITHSCKNAPLPPLLQRQNRVSGPLHYSVTSHTEHDHKPIYGPLRTTIYSKASPHWNTHFLNELAQKLRHCRSVRVVSKPVSEMQDCYRGRSAPHEPLDDHHRTLLELYGQLEQAPPLFPKEPLLSTSQEDYRRFSRSELAPPSALNAPPIQGTLTKSAALSRMRPHKVTPNPASELPRPCLALPHSAGNSLYMDSFTVPACLPKLHTPDAAQGGAQCGEQRGKRALEHILGVPKMYHTEYQTYGKERERSC; encoded by the exons ATGGAGCGGCTGTGTAGAGAAAGACTCAGTCTGACTCAGACCTCAGCGGGAGCTGCACACGCTTATCAACAGCCGCCTCCTTTCATCACTCACAGCTGTAAG AATGCCCCTCTTCCTCCTCTACTTCAGCGGCAGAATCGAGTTTCTGGACCTCTCCATTACTCTGTTACTTCTCACACTGAGCATGACCATAAACCCATCTATGGACCGCTGAGGACCACCATCTATTCTAAAGCCTCTCCTCACTGGAACACACACTTCCTGAATGAACTGGCTCAAAAG CTCCGACACTGCAGGTCAGTCAGGGTTGTTTCAAAGCCTGTCAGCGAGATGCAGGACTGCTACAGGGGACGGTCAGCACCACATGAGCCTCTAGATGACCACCATAGGACCCTGCTG GAGCTGTATGGACAACTCGAACAAGCTCCACCCCTGTTTCCCAAAGAGCCGCTGCTCAGCACATCTCAGGAGGACTACAGGCGCTTCAGCAG ATCTGAACTGGCTCCGCCTTCTGCCCTAAATGCCCCACCCATTCAAGGAACCCTGACCAAGAGTGCAGCACTCAGCCGCATGCGCCCACATAAAGTCACGCCCaatccagcctcggagctgcccCGCCCATGCTTGGCGCTGCCCCACAGTGCTGGAAACAGTCTGTACATGGATAGCTTCACTGTACCTGCCTGTCTACCCAAACTACACACCCCTGATGCTGCTCAGGGCGGGGCACAGTGCGGAGAGCAAAGAGGGaagagggcactggagcacattTTGGGGGTGCCTAAGATGTATCACACAGAGTATCAGACCTATGGGAAAG agagagagagatcttgcTGA